A portion of the uncultured Draconibacterium sp. genome contains these proteins:
- a CDS encoding type IX secretion system membrane protein PorP/SprF: MRKAVSFFIIIMSVTLVTYGQQDPQYTNNMFYKLGVNPGYAGAEDAISGILLNRYQWSGFEGAPKTLVFSVDAAVNAFGAPGGVGVNVISDEWGFYKNTWVNFNYSYKVTTALGTLGLGISPGIYNFNISPEWDVPQGEMYTPAESDPSVPNEEASQITFDVGFGAYLYTNKYYAGFSVTHINQGEVMYDDVAVDFLTRHYYLTGGYNIKLSDPLFEVQPSFLLKSDMASWQLDLNANVVYNDKFWGGISYRVQDAVALLMGMELFNGMRIGYSFDLVTSAIKRNGFASNEFFVSYSIDLERNRNQKYKSIRFL, from the coding sequence ATGAGAAAGGCTGTATCTTTTTTTATTATTATAATGTCGGTTACACTAGTTACTTATGGTCAGCAGGATCCTCAGTACACCAATAATATGTTTTACAAATTGGGTGTTAACCCGGGTTATGCTGGTGCTGAAGATGCAATAAGCGGAATACTGTTAAACCGATATCAGTGGTCGGGGTTCGAGGGAGCTCCTAAAACACTTGTTTTTAGTGTTGATGCAGCAGTTAATGCTTTTGGAGCGCCCGGAGGAGTTGGCGTAAACGTTATTAGTGATGAGTGGGGATTCTATAAAAATACCTGGGTAAATTTTAACTATTCATATAAAGTAACAACTGCCCTTGGGACATTAGGCTTGGGAATTTCCCCCGGCATTTATAACTTTAATATCAGCCCGGAATGGGATGTGCCGCAAGGCGAAATGTACACTCCGGCCGAATCCGATCCATCAGTGCCAAACGAAGAGGCCAGCCAGATAACGTTTGATGTTGGTTTTGGAGCCTATTTGTATACCAATAAATATTACGCCGGATTTTCAGTAACGCACATCAATCAAGGCGAAGTAATGTACGATGATGTTGCTGTTGACTTTCTAACCCGCCACTATTATTTAACAGGAGGATACAATATTAAACTATCCGATCCGTTATTTGAGGTGCAGCCATCGTTCTTGCTCAAGTCAGATATGGCTTCGTGGCAGTTGGATTTAAATGCAAATGTTGTGTACAACGACAAATTCTGGGGAGGAATTTCCTACAGAGTGCAGGACGCGGTAGCACTGCTTATGGGAATGGAACTGTTTAACGGAATGAGAATAGGATATTCGTTCGATTTAGTAACATCGGCGATTAAACGAAATGGTTTTGCCTCGAATGAATTTTTTGTAAGTTACTCAATTGATTTAGAGAGAAATCGTAACCAAAAATACAAGAGTATTAGGTTTTTGTAA